In Nocardioides faecalis, the following proteins share a genomic window:
- a CDS encoding DUF3180 family protein produces the protein MSRDGDAPGPEGEEEPPRRTPEAALRPTPLRTLLGWAALGLVLGWAVHPLAERVGVVPPLISTPQPLALLLLAAMLGYAAWATHRAVQVRRERLEPHKAVNRLVLARASALVAAAATGGYLGYALSWIGDPAELADERLVRSLLASGAALLAVVAAMLLERACRVRGDDPPPAT, from the coding sequence GTGAGCCGCGACGGCGACGCGCCGGGACCCGAGGGCGAGGAGGAGCCTCCGCGTCGTACCCCGGAGGCCGCGTTGCGGCCGACACCCCTGCGCACCCTGCTGGGCTGGGCCGCGCTCGGCCTGGTCCTGGGCTGGGCGGTGCACCCGCTCGCCGAGCGCGTGGGCGTGGTTCCTCCGCTGATCTCCACGCCGCAGCCGCTCGCCCTGCTGCTGCTCGCGGCGATGCTGGGCTACGCCGCCTGGGCCACCCACCGCGCCGTGCAGGTACGACGTGAGCGGCTCGAGCCGCACAAGGCGGTCAACCGCCTGGTGCTCGCCCGGGCCAGCGCGCTGGTCGCCGCCGCCGCGACCGGCGGGTACCTCGGCTACGCGCTGAGCTGGATCGGCGACCCCGCCGAGCTGGCCGACGAGCGCCTGGTCCGCTCGCTGCTCGCCTCCGGCGCCGCACTGCTGGCCGTGGTGGCCGCGATGCTGCT
- a CDS encoding bifunctional glycosyltransferase/CDP-glycerol:glycerophosphate glycerophosphotransferase — MAPRLRRLAGRALRTLRGPAAPTLSVVVPVYNVAAYLPECLDSLLGQSLGDLEVIAVDDGSTDACPQILASYAQRDPRLRVLRQENAGQGAARNHGVQLARGEFVTFVDSDDTIPPGAFAHMVDTLRRTGSDFCVGKTRRVHFGKPQPIRWNRVAHDRDRLGLTIDEHPLALRDIIAGNRVFRREFLVEQVPPFQPGIAYEDHVPMLMAYVRARRFDLLARTTYNWRIREDLTSTGQQKTELRNLRDRIAVKDQAHELLTAEASPVTYDAWIGRCLAVDYPPFVYSAFRATDEYRALLAETFAVLVQRATPRALAQVNPRNKAVAWLVAQGRWDDAERLIDSLDDPLTPFDTTPVGDGLTITPPPLGGLDDVPAELWRLADLSVALSAALRGVRVHDDGTLEVYGVAWVQRVEGEAPSEVAVRLVPAGTDGGTDAATDGRVPGAAHDLAVRLGEDADARVWAADSRSDVHPGVFTARLDVAALAPGTWVFEVSTTQRGLSRYGAVSRVVPGAMVPPPLSVVLAGRRVSLRLETGRGLVLDVEPAEADPADGVGAPGTDGDRVVDVTVSERGLLVAVAGAKVPDALVGPAVLPAEAGSEPGSDAGRTQVLLPLAVDDAAPPSGRYRLRGGPAALDASFAGRLPLSWTTDRVRVTLSVDADGAPVLDLGAPLSEAERNPALQARLQRTYRETSAPLRPDTVLLVAADGRAVAGDPREIDRALAELRPDLRRVWAVRDHSVRVPDDAQAVLIGSRAWFELLATAGWVITERPLGPWFARRDGQHTVLTFAGQPFRDLGVELWRAQGHSEAKVARETAAFADTWSVLLAPHEEAEQRYRAAFDYPGTVLAAGSPRTDRLLREAGPTGRAAARRRLGLDEARTGGRPVLLFSTDGGDPLPGFGRRVRPNVLTDPTDAELSRLAAATGSVVLARRGHGAGRTPASGAGPEVVDVSAHADPADLLLAADAAVIDYTATRFDWALLQRPTVLWAPDLEAARRQHPGLALFEETPLGPRAGTVEEAAALLGDLAATDESPTEAHRGPAAAADPAAHPGFNARFNALHDGAAAERVVRALFSA; from the coding sequence ATGGCGCCACGGCTCCGCCGCCTCGCCGGACGCGCCCTCCGGACGCTCCGCGGCCCGGCCGCCCCCACGTTGAGCGTGGTGGTGCCGGTCTACAACGTCGCCGCCTACCTGCCGGAGTGCCTGGACAGCCTGCTGGGCCAGAGCTTGGGCGACCTCGAGGTGATCGCGGTCGACGACGGGTCCACCGACGCCTGCCCGCAGATCCTGGCCTCCTACGCCCAGCGGGACCCGCGCCTACGGGTGCTGCGCCAGGAGAACGCCGGTCAGGGCGCGGCCCGCAACCACGGCGTGCAGCTGGCCCGCGGGGAGTTCGTCACCTTCGTCGACTCCGACGACACCATCCCGCCCGGCGCGTTCGCGCACATGGTCGACACCCTGCGCCGCACCGGGTCGGACTTCTGCGTGGGCAAGACCCGCCGGGTGCACTTCGGCAAGCCGCAGCCGATCCGGTGGAACCGCGTCGCCCACGACCGCGACCGGCTCGGCCTGACCATCGACGAGCACCCCCTGGCGCTGCGCGACATCATCGCCGGCAACCGGGTCTTCCGCCGCGAGTTCCTCGTCGAGCAGGTGCCGCCGTTCCAGCCCGGCATCGCCTACGAGGACCACGTGCCGATGCTGATGGCCTACGTGCGCGCGCGCCGGTTCGACCTCCTCGCGCGGACTACCTACAACTGGCGGATCCGCGAGGACCTCACCTCCACCGGCCAGCAGAAGACCGAGCTGCGCAACCTGCGCGACCGGATCGCGGTCAAGGACCAGGCGCACGAGCTGCTCACCGCCGAGGCCTCCCCGGTGACGTACGACGCCTGGATCGGCCGCTGCCTCGCCGTGGACTACCCGCCCTTCGTCTACTCGGCCTTCCGCGCCACGGACGAGTACCGCGCGCTGCTGGCCGAGACCTTCGCGGTGCTGGTGCAGCGCGCCACGCCCCGGGCCCTGGCCCAGGTCAACCCGCGCAACAAGGCGGTCGCCTGGCTGGTGGCGCAAGGTCGGTGGGACGACGCCGAGCGGCTCATCGACAGCCTCGACGACCCGCTGACGCCGTTCGACACCACGCCGGTCGGCGACGGCCTGACGATCACGCCGCCGCCGCTGGGTGGCCTGGACGACGTGCCGGCCGAGCTGTGGCGTCTCGCCGACCTCAGCGTGGCGCTGTCCGCCGCGCTGCGCGGCGTGCGGGTGCACGACGACGGCACGCTGGAGGTGTACGGCGTGGCCTGGGTGCAGCGCGTCGAGGGCGAGGCGCCGAGCGAGGTCGCGGTCCGCCTGGTGCCGGCCGGCACGGACGGGGGCACGGACGCTGCCACGGACGGCCGCGTCCCCGGTGCCGCCCACGACCTGGCGGTGCGCCTGGGCGAGGATGCCGACGCCCGGGTGTGGGCCGCGGACAGCCGGAGCGACGTCCACCCCGGTGTCTTCACCGCGCGCCTCGACGTGGCCGCGCTCGCGCCGGGCACCTGGGTGTTCGAGGTGAGCACCACGCAGCGGGGGCTGAGCAGGTACGGCGCGGTCTCCCGCGTCGTACCGGGGGCGATGGTGCCGCCGCCACTGTCGGTGGTCCTCGCCGGCCGCCGGGTCTCGCTGCGGCTGGAGACCGGGCGCGGCCTGGTCCTCGACGTCGAGCCCGCCGAGGCCGACCCGGCGGACGGCGTGGGGGCGCCGGGCACGGACGGGGACCGGGTCGTCGACGTCACGGTGTCCGAGCGCGGGCTGCTGGTCGCGGTGGCCGGCGCGAAGGTGCCGGACGCCCTCGTCGGTCCCGCCGTCCTGCCGGCCGAGGCCGGCTCCGAACCCGGCTCCGACGCCGGCCGCACGCAGGTGCTCCTGCCGCTCGCCGTCGACGATGCGGCCCCGCCCTCAGGGCGGTACCGGCTTCGCGGTGGCCCCGCCGCGCTCGACGCCTCCTTCGCGGGCCGGCTGCCGCTCTCCTGGACCACCGACCGGGTCCGGGTGACGCTGAGCGTCGACGCCGACGGCGCCCCGGTCCTCGACCTCGGCGCACCGCTGAGCGAGGCGGAGCGCAACCCCGCGTTGCAGGCGCGACTGCAACGCACCTACCGCGAGACCTCCGCCCCGCTGCGCCCCGACACCGTGCTGCTGGTGGCCGCGGACGGCCGGGCGGTGGCCGGCGATCCGCGCGAGATCGACCGGGCGCTCGCCGAGCTGCGCCCCGACCTGCGCCGGGTGTGGGCGGTGCGGGACCACTCCGTGCGGGTGCCCGACGACGCCCAGGCCGTGCTGATCGGCAGCCGGGCGTGGTTCGAGCTGCTCGCCACGGCCGGCTGGGTGATCACCGAGCGTCCCCTGGGCCCCTGGTTCGCCCGCCGCGACGGCCAGCACACCGTGCTCACCTTCGCCGGCCAGCCGTTCCGGGACCTGGGTGTGGAGCTGTGGCGCGCGCAGGGACACTCCGAGGCCAAGGTCGCGCGTGAGACGGCCGCGTTCGCCGACACGTGGTCGGTGCTGCTCGCACCTCACGAGGAGGCCGAGCAGCGCTACCGCGCCGCGTTCGACTACCCCGGCACGGTCCTGGCCGCCGGCTCGCCGCGCACCGACCGGCTGCTGCGCGAGGCCGGCCCGACCGGTCGCGCGGCGGCGCGTCGCCGACTGGGTCTCGACGAGGCCCGCACGGGTGGGCGCCCCGTCCTGTTGTTCTCCACCGACGGTGGCGACCCGCTCCCGGGCTTCGGGCGCCGGGTGCGGCCGAACGTGCTCACCGACCCCACCGACGCCGAGCTGTCCCGGCTCGCCGCCGCCACGGGCAGCGTCGTGCTGGCCCGCCGCGGCCACGGTGCGGGACGCACCCCGGCCTCCGGCGCAGGACCGGAGGTCGTCGACGTCAGCGCCCACGCCGACCCGGCCGACCTCCTGCTCGCCGCGGACGCCGCCGTCATCGACTACACCGCGACCCGCTTCGACTGGGCGCTGCTGCAGCGCCCGACGGTGCTGTGGGCCCCCGACCTGGAGGCGGCGCGGCGTCAGCACCCCGGCCTGGCGCTGTTCGAGGAGACCCCGTTGGGCCCGCGGGCGGGCACGGTCGAGGAGGCCGCTGCGCTGCTGGGCGACCTCGCGGCGACCGACGAGTCCCCCACCGAGGCCCACCGGGGTCCGGCCGCCGCTGCGGACCCGGCCGCCCATCCCGGCTTCAACGCCCGCTTCAACGCGCTGCACGACGGCGCGGCCGCCGAGAGGGTCGTGCGGGCGCTGTTCAGCGCCTGA
- a CDS encoding bifunctional glycosyltransferase/CDP-glycerol:glycerophosphate glycerophosphotransferase, giving the protein MRFSVVVAAYNVARYLTDFCASIDAQTLPAEEFEVVVVDDGSTDSTLADVRAWAATTRVRVRVLTKANGGQSTARNLGVDTILAAEGGLVGGQWITFLDPDDVIHDDYLAKVAAFLDRHADVDMIATNRVMLDDASGKVTDTHPLRWMFRGGDSVRDLVRDRSYFHGSAPSAFFRSDVLDRTGLRFSDEVRPNFEDGHFSSHYLLAFEAPRVGFLQSAHYVYRKRRDSSSTLQQSLGDSRRYIDVLRHGYLEVLESAQERYGAAPEWLQNFIIYELHYYFTAYANSHGAATPPPDRLEEFHELMRRILEHVDPDVIRRCEQPTLAVEWRLAMMHAYRDEPWTEEAATIVDYDREQRLVKLSYRFTGPTPAEEFELRGELIEPPHAKTRVFEAHGRVMLSERTIWLPARQAVHVRLHGQSWPVQVQRPTVARTAVRRRNAARLEPGSHEVHPHAYVAPTDEQLRLLAAATRRVPRRAFADAWVLMDRVHDADDSGEHLFRWLRENRPEINAWFVLEKGTPDWRRLRKEGYGRRLVDYGSHRWKLLMLNAKHLISSHADEPIVHPPGLEFTAPRWRFTFLQHGVIKDDLSKWLNTKPIETFVTSTAGEYDSIVADGNTYKFSSREVVLTGLPRFDLVREAGAAVPPQERDLLLVAPTWRQWLVKPLAVGSQRRATAGEVLETEFVQQWLAFLRDPALAAAAKRQNLRIALLPHPNLASLAEQLDLPEGIEMFGFDGDVRKLFARAAVLVTDYSSMAFNAAYIDRPVVYFQFDADRVLGGAHVGRAGYFDYGRDGFGPVATDVAAAVEATVETIEHGRAPAAPYAERIAATFGQRDGRCRERVFEAIVASTQPGGRG; this is encoded by the coding sequence GTGAGGTTCTCCGTCGTCGTCGCCGCCTACAACGTCGCCCGCTACCTCACCGACTTCTGCGCCTCCATCGACGCGCAGACGCTGCCGGCTGAGGAGTTCGAGGTCGTCGTCGTGGACGACGGCTCGACGGACTCCACGCTGGCCGACGTGCGGGCGTGGGCTGCGACGACCCGGGTGCGGGTGCGCGTGCTGACCAAGGCCAACGGCGGGCAGTCGACGGCCCGCAACCTCGGGGTGGACACGATCCTGGCCGCCGAGGGCGGCCTCGTGGGCGGGCAGTGGATCACCTTCCTCGACCCCGACGACGTCATCCACGACGACTACCTGGCGAAGGTGGCGGCGTTCCTGGACCGCCACGCCGATGTCGACATGATCGCCACCAACCGGGTGATGCTCGACGACGCCAGCGGCAAGGTCACCGACACCCACCCGCTGCGCTGGATGTTCCGCGGCGGCGACTCGGTCCGCGACCTGGTCCGCGACCGGTCCTACTTCCACGGCAGCGCGCCGTCCGCCTTCTTCCGCAGCGACGTGCTGGACCGCACCGGCCTTCGGTTCTCCGACGAGGTCCGGCCGAACTTCGAGGACGGTCACTTCAGCAGCCACTACCTGCTCGCCTTCGAGGCGCCGCGGGTCGGGTTCCTGCAGAGCGCCCACTACGTCTACCGCAAGCGCCGCGACTCCAGCTCGACGCTGCAGCAGAGCCTGGGCGACTCGCGGCGCTACATCGACGTGCTGCGCCACGGCTACCTCGAGGTGCTCGAGAGCGCCCAGGAGCGCTACGGCGCGGCACCGGAGTGGCTGCAGAACTTCATCATCTACGAGCTGCACTACTACTTCACCGCCTACGCCAACAGCCACGGTGCGGCCACCCCGCCGCCCGATCGGCTGGAGGAGTTCCACGAGCTGATGCGGCGCATCCTGGAGCACGTCGACCCCGACGTGATCCGGCGCTGCGAGCAGCCCACGCTGGCGGTGGAGTGGCGCCTGGCGATGATGCACGCCTACCGCGACGAGCCGTGGACGGAGGAGGCCGCCACCATCGTCGACTACGACCGGGAGCAGCGCCTGGTCAAGCTGAGCTACCGGTTCACCGGGCCCACCCCCGCCGAGGAGTTCGAGCTGCGCGGCGAGCTGATCGAGCCCCCGCACGCCAAGACCCGGGTCTTCGAGGCCCACGGTCGGGTGATGCTGAGCGAGCGCACGATCTGGCTGCCGGCCCGCCAGGCCGTCCACGTCCGCCTGCACGGCCAGTCGTGGCCGGTGCAGGTGCAGCGCCCCACGGTCGCGCGGACCGCCGTACGACGCCGCAACGCCGCGCGGCTGGAGCCGGGCTCCCACGAGGTGCACCCCCACGCCTACGTCGCGCCCACCGACGAGCAGCTGCGGCTGCTCGCGGCGGCCACCAGGCGCGTGCCGCGCCGGGCCTTCGCCGACGCGTGGGTGCTGATGGACCGGGTGCACGACGCCGACGACAGCGGCGAGCACCTGTTCCGCTGGCTGCGCGAGAACCGGCCCGAGATCAACGCCTGGTTCGTGCTGGAGAAGGGCACCCCGGACTGGCGCAGGCTGCGCAAGGAGGGCTACGGCCGGCGCCTGGTCGACTACGGCAGCCACCGCTGGAAGCTGCTGATGCTCAACGCCAAGCACCTGATCTCCTCCCACGCCGACGAGCCGATCGTGCACCCGCCGGGGCTGGAGTTCACCGCGCCGCGGTGGCGGTTCACCTTCCTGCAGCACGGAGTGATCAAGGACGACCTGTCCAAGTGGCTCAACACCAAGCCGATCGAGACCTTCGTGACCAGCACGGCGGGGGAGTACGACTCCATCGTCGCCGACGGCAACACGTACAAGTTCAGCAGCCGCGAGGTGGTGCTCACCGGCCTGCCGCGCTTCGACCTGGTGCGCGAGGCCGGCGCCGCGGTGCCGCCGCAGGAGCGTGACCTGCTGCTGGTCGCGCCCACGTGGCGCCAGTGGCTGGTCAAGCCGCTCGCGGTGGGCAGCCAGCGCCGGGCCACCGCCGGTGAGGTGCTGGAGACCGAGTTCGTGCAGCAGTGGCTGGCGTTCCTGCGCGACCCCGCGCTCGCCGCCGCGGCGAAGCGCCAGAACCTGCGGATCGCGCTGCTGCCGCACCCCAACCTGGCCAGCCTCGCCGAGCAGCTCGACCTGCCCGAGGGCATCGAGATGTTCGGCTTCGACGGCGACGTCCGCAAGCTGTTCGCCCGGGCCGCGGTGCTGGTCACCGACTACTCCTCGATGGCGTTCAACGCCGCCTACATCGACCGGCCGGTGGTCTACTTCCAGTTCGACGCCGACCGAGTCCTCGGCGGCGCCCACGTGGGCCGGGCGGGCTACTTCGACTACGGCCGCGACGGCTTCGGCCCGGTCGCCACCGACGTCGCGGCCGCGGTCGAGGCGACGGTGGAGACCATCGAGCACGGCCGGGCGCCGGCGGCGCCGTACGCCGAGCGGATCGCGGCCACCTTCGGCCAGCGCGACGGCCGGTGCCGCGAGCGGGTCTTCGAGGCCATCGTCGCCTCGACGCAGCCGGGCGGACGAGGGTGA
- the folP gene encoding dihydropteroate synthase, with product MRTGAAVPLLMGVVNVTPDSFSDGGRFHDPERAIAHGRRLLAEGADILDVGGESTRPGATRPLLAEELDRVVPVIEALAADGAVVSVDTMRAEVADRAVAAGATIVNDVSGGLADPEILDVVARTGARYVAMHWRAHSDRMQQFATYDDGVVVGVVDELAERVAALRAAGVADEQVVLDPGLGFAKHGEQNWELLRHLDALADLGFPLLVGASRKTFLGRLLADVHGEPRPVAEREDAGVALTALLGAGLGRAEVWCLRVHAVRAHRDALEVAAQLAGTQLAGTQLAGTQHVGSQLKETRDRRPAEGAAGRQEQR from the coding sequence ATGAGAACCGGTGCCGCCGTCCCGCTCCTGATGGGCGTCGTCAACGTCACCCCCGACTCCTTCTCCGACGGCGGACGGTTCCACGACCCCGAGCGCGCGATCGCCCACGGGCGCCGGCTGCTCGCCGAGGGCGCGGACATCCTCGACGTCGGCGGGGAGTCGACCCGACCCGGAGCGACCCGGCCGCTGCTGGCCGAGGAGCTGGACCGGGTGGTGCCGGTGATCGAGGCGCTGGCCGCCGACGGCGCCGTGGTCTCGGTCGACACCATGCGCGCCGAGGTCGCCGACCGGGCGGTCGCGGCCGGCGCCACCATCGTCAACGACGTCTCCGGCGGCCTGGCCGACCCCGAGATCCTCGACGTGGTCGCCCGCACCGGCGCCCGGTACGTCGCCATGCACTGGCGCGCCCACAGCGACCGGATGCAGCAGTTCGCGACGTACGACGACGGCGTGGTCGTCGGCGTCGTCGACGAGCTCGCCGAGCGGGTCGCGGCCCTGCGCGCCGCCGGCGTCGCCGACGAGCAGGTGGTGCTCGACCCCGGCCTGGGTTTCGCCAAGCACGGGGAGCAGAACTGGGAGCTGCTGCGTCACCTCGACGCGCTCGCCGACCTCGGCTTCCCACTGCTCGTCGGCGCCAGCCGCAAGACGTTCCTGGGCCGGCTGCTGGCCGACGTGCACGGCGAGCCCCGTCCGGTCGCGGAGCGGGAGGACGCGGGCGTCGCGCTCACCGCGCTGCTCGGCGCCGGCCTGGGCCGGGCCGAGGTGTGGTGCCTGCGCGTGCACGCCGTGCGCGCGCACCGCGACGCGCTGGAGGTGGCCGCCCAGCTCGCCGGCACCCAGCTCGCCGGCACCCAGCTCGCCGGCACCCAGCACGTCGGCAGCCAGCTCAAGGAGACACGCGATCGGCGTCCGGCAGAGGGCGCCGCGGGAAGGCAGGAACAGCGATGA
- the folK gene encoding 2-amino-4-hydroxy-6-hydroxymethyldihydropteridine diphosphokinase: MTETPNPNIIDADTLTGEMRPIRRVVIGLGSNLGERMSALQGAVDALADTPNVWITGVSPVYESEPVDCPEGSKKFLNAVVLADTTLSAHRLLDRALAIEDAFDRARSEVKNSPRTLDVDLIVVGDRRSATDALTLPHPRAHQRAFVLKPWSDLEPDAELPGAGPIADLLADLDVDALTPRPDLVLDLE, translated from the coding sequence ATGACCGAGACCCCCAACCCGAACATCATCGACGCGGACACCCTGACCGGGGAGATGCGTCCGATCCGTCGGGTGGTGATCGGCCTCGGCTCGAACCTCGGTGAGCGGATGAGCGCCCTGCAGGGCGCCGTGGACGCCCTCGCCGACACCCCCAACGTGTGGATCACCGGCGTCTCCCCGGTCTACGAGAGCGAGCCGGTGGACTGCCCGGAGGGCTCCAAGAAGTTCCTCAACGCGGTGGTGCTCGCCGACACGACGCTGTCCGCGCACCGGCTGCTGGACCGCGCGCTGGCCATCGAGGACGCCTTCGACCGCGCCCGCAGCGAGGTCAAGAACTCCCCGCGCACCCTCGACGTCGACCTGATCGTCGTCGGCGACCGACGCTCGGCGACCGACGCGCTGACCCTGCCGCACCCGCGGGCCCACCAGCGGGCGTTCGTGCTCAAGCCGTGGAGCGACCTCGAGCCCGACGCCGAGCTGCCCGGGGCCGGCCCGATCGCCGACCTGCTCGCCGACCTCGACGTCGACGCCCTCACCCCGCGCCCCGATCTGGTCCTCGACCTCGAGTGA
- a CDS encoding DUF6270 domain-containing protein — translation MSADGRVSVVVAGSCITRDNFNSRFNPRYAETYVCPLHQNQTSLISLMAPPIEAEWEPTGRMSDYDRWNVRTELDKSFLAEAAALQPSYLVLDFFGDVHFGVVQVDGGTYVTDNRWKIRPTTWYARMSEEGRLRQVDRYGEEHLALWRDAFDRFLVWFRENLPETTLVLHRGHFTNRLQLPERPEPVSLKKQGKVASVEVKKTNALWSRLDDIVSATPGVEVIDLLDRRWVTYPEHPWGPFYVHYEPAYYHRFLAELHKIHLRKAGGATTTMLEELEDGVTERLAPELAAARARTKRLRARVAELEAREAARPTRRMRRVARRWAGALRR, via the coding sequence GTGAGCGCCGACGGACGGGTGTCGGTGGTCGTCGCCGGCAGCTGCATCACCCGAGACAACTTCAACTCCCGGTTCAACCCGCGCTACGCCGAGACCTACGTCTGCCCGTTGCACCAGAACCAGACGTCGCTGATCTCCTTGATGGCACCGCCGATCGAGGCGGAGTGGGAGCCCACCGGCCGGATGTCGGACTACGACCGGTGGAACGTGCGCACCGAGCTCGACAAGTCGTTCCTGGCCGAGGCCGCCGCGCTGCAGCCGTCGTACCTGGTGCTGGACTTCTTCGGCGACGTCCACTTCGGGGTGGTGCAGGTCGACGGCGGCACCTACGTCACCGACAACCGGTGGAAGATCCGCCCCACGACCTGGTACGCCCGGATGTCGGAGGAGGGCCGGCTGCGCCAGGTCGACCGGTACGGCGAGGAGCACCTCGCACTGTGGCGCGACGCGTTCGACCGGTTCCTCGTCTGGTTCCGCGAGAACCTGCCTGAGACCACCCTGGTGCTGCACCGCGGCCACTTCACCAACCGGCTGCAGCTGCCTGAGCGGCCCGAGCCGGTCTCGCTCAAGAAGCAGGGCAAGGTCGCCTCGGTGGAGGTGAAGAAGACCAACGCGCTGTGGTCGCGGCTCGACGACATCGTCAGCGCCACGCCCGGCGTGGAGGTGATCGACCTGCTCGACCGCCGCTGGGTCACCTATCCCGAGCACCCGTGGGGCCCGTTCTACGTGCACTACGAGCCGGCCTACTACCACCGCTTCCTCGCCGAGCTGCACAAGATCCACCTCCGCAAGGCGGGCGGCGCCACGACCACGATGCTCGAGGAGCTCGAGGACGGCGTGACGGAGCGCCTCGCCCCCGAGCTGGCCGCGGCACGGGCCCGGACCAAGCGGCTGCGCGCCCGCGTCGCCGAGCTCGAGGCCCGGGAGGCGGCCCGCCCCACGCGGCGGATGCGCCGTGTGGCGCGTCGGTGGGCGGGCGCGCTCAGGCGCTGA
- the folB gene encoding dihydroneopterin aldolase — protein MSEHHGAGPGSDDGLDELSILGIECYAHHGVFEHERREGQVFRIDLVLGVDTRRAAASDDLQDTVDYGSLVDQVVAAVTRDPVDLIETLAQRIADVCLLDRRVEWTRVRVHKPDAPIQATFGDVQLTITRRRDSGKPGEPSGKAEGRA, from the coding sequence ATGAGCGAGCACCACGGCGCCGGTCCGGGCAGCGACGACGGCCTCGACGAGCTGAGCATCCTCGGCATCGAGTGCTACGCCCACCACGGCGTCTTCGAGCACGAGCGGCGCGAGGGCCAGGTGTTCCGGATCGACCTCGTCCTCGGGGTCGACACCCGCCGCGCCGCCGCGTCGGACGACTTGCAAGACACCGTCGACTACGGGAGTCTCGTGGACCAGGTGGTCGCAGCCGTGACCCGGGACCCGGTCGACCTGATCGAGACCCTGGCCCAGCGCATCGCCGACGTGTGCCTGTTGGATCGTCGTGTTGAATGGACCCGCGTGAGGGTGCACAAGCCCGACGCGCCGATCCAGGCGACGTTCGGCGACGTACAGCTCACCATCACCCGACGCCGCGACAGCGGCAAGCCGGGAGAACCAAGCGGAAAGGCAGAGGGCCGAGCATGA